TTCAAAAGAAGATCATCATCAATCTGGATGAGACGATCAAGAAGATCGAAGAAGAGCTGAAAAAGCAGCAACAGCAGCAAGCGGGTGGTGGCGGTGGTGCGATGCCAACCGCGCCGATGCAGGATAGCCAGATTGCGACCAATGGCGGGCCGGGGAATGTCACCGAACAGAAGCTGAAGAAGCTATCTGAAAATTGGGGCAAGATGCCGGAACAAGAGCGAGCGCGAGCGATGGTGGAAATCACCCGCGATCTGCACCCGCGGTATCGAGAAGTGATCGAAAATCATTTCCGTTCGCTCTCGAAGGTTCAGCCCGCCCCACGTTAAAATGCAGGGGGTATTCCTCGGCGTTCGGATTGCGACCGGCGATCCGAACGGCTGAGCGATTTGGCCGGCTCGATTCGGTTCAGGAAGGAACATCTCCATGTCACTGCTGCGCATCGTGCTTGTCCTTCTCGGGCTGACGCCCCGGCTGGTGGCTCAAACGCCTGCCGCCCCAACGCCTCCCCCGCCAACCGCCACTCCCAAGGCGACAATCTCAGCACAGGTCGCCACGCTTTCGGGAGAAAAACTCACCGGCAGCCTGACCGCAATCACCGCCACCAATCTGGTGATTCAAACGGCGGCTGGCCCAAAAACGCTTCCGTTTAGCCAACTGCTGATGCTCGACTTCGCCGGAACTGCCAGCAAACCGATTCCGCTGGGAGCCGATGCTCGAATCATCCGGCTTGAATTGGTCGATGGCAGTCAATTCAACGCCTCGGCCGTGCGGATTTTGGCCAAGAGCGTTGCCGCTACGTTGCCAACTTCGGACCCGAAAGTGACTCGGGACGTTGAGATTCCGTTGACGCAAATCAATTGGCTGCTTCGGGATGCGCAAGATCCGCAAAATCTCGCCTCGTTGCAAACCATGCTCAGCAAACGCAGCAAACGCGACATGCTGCTCGTGCGGCGTGGGATGGGGCAATTCGACGCCCTGGAAGGCACCCTCCTTGGCGGCGACGAGACAGGCGAAGCCTTTTCCTTCCAATTGACCACCGGTCGGACGCAGACTCCGAAGCTCACACGAACGGCGGGGTTGATCTTCAGCCCGCCCGCGCTGGTGAACGAGGCGGTTCCGGCGATTTGTCGCGGCATCGACCCCAACGGCAACACCATGGCGCTGAAGTCGATTCGGCTGGTCGGAACGGGTGCGACACTCGAAACCGTCGGTGGTGTGTCGCTGCAATATCCCGACATTACCGCATTGAAGTTTGATTTTTCGCGTGGCAACATCCGCTACCTATCCGACCTGACGCCGCTGGAAGCCGGCCGGAATGCAGGCGGGAATCTGCTGAGTCTCACAGACCTGCCGACGCGGTATTTT
This DNA window, taken from Tuwongella immobilis, encodes the following:
- a CDS encoding NPCBM/NEW2 domain-containing protein, with amino-acid sequence MSLLRIVLVLLGLTPRLVAQTPAAPTPPPPTATPKATISAQVATLSGEKLTGSLTAITATNLVIQTAAGPKTLPFSQLLMLDFAGTASKPIPLGADARIIRLELVDGSQFNASAVRILAKSVAATLPTSDPKVTRDVEIPLTQINWLLRDAQDPQNLASLQTMLSKRSKRDMLLVRRGMGQFDALEGTLLGGDETGEAFSFQLTTGRTQTPKLTRTAGLIFSPPALVNEAVPAICRGIDPNGNTMALKSIRLVGTGATLETVGGVSLQYPDITALKFDFSRGNIRYLSDLTPLEAGRNAGGNLLSLTDLPTRYFGTRMDSTLDGGSTITLNDKVFDKGISMHAPSQLNFDLGGDYQTLKAVLGVEALEGFETETQLVIEGDGRELFKASLKSGDAPQPISLNVKDVRTLRIVTKGNKPSPFEFKITLADAKVTK